A window from Chryseobacterium vaccae encodes these proteins:
- a CDS encoding porin, with protein sequence MTFFSTQKRSLVFCALLAGLSACAQIPDSLQTAQQEDNVKYPQLQIKGLFQARYLVGMTKDVDVNGLHHADGSGTSNNFMLKYMRVQVRAQISKRTEVVALANLADFKNDPKSRVLENAYLKYTFSPKLAFTVGQFRPWFGIEETYPIDIIKSLDWSNQYSEFGKLGWTSFQIGLSATGQLKLGEIPFQYAVSVVNGNGKNQINDNDNGKQYSTRLVFGLSKKYNFNVGLNGGIGEVFSQKVYALGVDLSSMIQFDPRWSLDMQLEAKQATNHVLYNTLDPETRPSNPDQYLIRGAYFLPNLRYEINHKNLSAFELSCRYEYLDTNFRMNSNPRQTITPMAGLEFLKNYGARIQLGVQFDRYKHQVDNTSQYNNNLFIVQVQSRF encoded by the coding sequence ATGACCTTTTTTTCAACACAAAAAAGAAGCCTGGTGTTTTGTGCTCTATTGGCCGGTTTATCAGCCTGCGCACAAATCCCGGACTCTCTGCAGACTGCCCAGCAGGAAGATAATGTAAAGTATCCGCAGCTGCAGATCAAAGGACTTTTCCAGGCCCGTTACCTGGTAGGAATGACCAAAGATGTCGATGTAAACGGGCTGCACCATGCCGACGGATCGGGAACCAGCAACAATTTTATGCTGAAGTATATGAGGGTTCAGGTACGTGCTCAGATCAGCAAACGGACAGAAGTCGTAGCACTTGCCAATCTTGCAGATTTTAAAAACGATCCCAAAAGCAGAGTGCTTGAAAATGCCTACCTGAAATACACTTTCAGTCCCAAATTAGCATTTACTGTAGGACAGTTCAGACCGTGGTTCGGTATTGAAGAGACCTACCCTATTGACATCATCAAGTCTTTAGACTGGTCCAATCAATACAGCGAATTCGGAAAACTGGGATGGACAAGTTTCCAGATCGGGCTTTCTGCCACCGGGCAGCTGAAACTTGGTGAAATACCCTTCCAATATGCTGTGTCTGTCGTGAACGGAAACGGAAAAAACCAGATCAATGATAATGACAACGGCAAACAGTATTCTACAAGACTGGTTTTCGGGCTTTCAAAAAAATACAACTTCAATGTCGGACTAAACGGTGGTATCGGGGAAGTTTTCAGTCAGAAAGTATATGCTTTAGGCGTTGATCTAAGCTCCATGATTCAATTTGATCCAAGATGGAGCCTTGATATGCAGCTTGAAGCCAAACAGGCTACCAATCATGTTCTGTACAACACGCTGGATCCTGAAACCAGACCCTCCAACCCGGACCAATACCTGATCCGCGGCGCTTATTTTCTTCCCAATCTTAGGTATGAGATCAATCATAAAAACCTCAGCGCTTTTGAACTTTCCTGCCGGTATGAATACCTTGATACCAATTTCAGGATGAATTCAAACCCGAGACAGACGATTACCCCGATGGCCGGACTGGAATTCCTGAAAAACTATGGAGCAAGAATCCAACTGGGGGTACAGTTTGACCGTTACAAACATCAGGTGGACAACACTTCGCAATACAACAACAATCTATTCATTGTTCAGGTACAGAGTAGATTTTAA
- a CDS encoding S41 family peptidase gives MKKFTILFLVIIHSLVYGQKDQYHFFFKTWNFLKYYHSDIAGGKINADSLFLATVGKVNSQSDINTIIHLLSENLNHTFSKVPVSDHEKNILSVNQDFGWFQKSKKISAENRLFLNNAYSRRFIADPSQKEKTAEDKSTYSFAKDENLPLPYRLLIMAKIQGSIDYLYPHKYLMPKNSEVYFTNLVDQTVQCATRKDFEIIMARAAARMEDTHSFQFYEQLNYKNEIYHRLYYPPFDYAIFDDHILVTDLIFPEACSMANIHTGDKITEINGKTIRQIIKEKQELLSTSNTETLLYMLSDYQRNLIWPNDHQQKELRIQSKQKHKTFISNTDFINFKNKEDLAKATEYIKRKIQTKDHYKINHKDIAYFKINDVFSLTNDIPDDKLDEHMENIFKEASSKKIMVFDMRGYPDWGGFVFNYVYQYFSPIENHFGLYYKPNINNIGTYIPISYKEFGHYYNDIKNKTVHPYQGKVFLIVNPDTLSMSEWNTMNLQNIFPQAITIGQKTAGADGDIVTVPLYAGYNLVFTGNGIFYYDHTQTQKVGIKINELIRYTDDDVIQKRDLELERILKALK, from the coding sequence ATGAAAAAATTCACTATTCTTTTTCTGGTTATTATTCATTCATTAGTTTATGGTCAAAAAGATCAGTATCATTTTTTCTTCAAAACATGGAATTTCTTAAAATATTATCACTCAGACATTGCAGGCGGCAAAATTAATGCAGACAGCTTATTTCTGGCAACCGTTGGAAAAGTGAATTCCCAATCCGATATCAACACCATTATCCATCTTTTATCGGAAAATTTAAATCATACTTTCTCCAAAGTTCCTGTCTCTGACCATGAAAAAAATATATTGTCTGTTAATCAGGATTTTGGATGGTTTCAGAAAAGTAAAAAAATCAGTGCTGAAAACAGATTATTTCTTAACAATGCTTACAGTCGTCGGTTTATCGCTGATCCTTCACAAAAAGAAAAAACAGCTGAAGATAAAAGCACCTACTCATTTGCCAAGGACGAAAACCTTCCTCTTCCTTACCGTTTGCTGATCATGGCTAAGATACAAGGTTCCATTGACTATCTTTATCCGCATAAATATCTGATGCCTAAAAATTCTGAGGTTTATTTTACCAATCTGGTAGATCAGACTGTTCAATGTGCAACGCGAAAAGATTTTGAGATCATTATGGCCCGTGCAGCCGCTAGAATGGAAGACACTCATTCCTTCCAGTTTTATGAGCAGCTGAATTATAAAAATGAAATCTACCACCGTCTATATTATCCTCCTTTTGATTATGCAATTTTTGATGACCATATTCTTGTCACTGATCTTATTTTCCCTGAAGCCTGCTCCATGGCTAATATTCATACTGGCGATAAAATAACAGAAATTAATGGCAAAACCATCCGTCAAATCATTAAAGAAAAACAGGAACTGCTTTCCACATCCAATACAGAAACCCTTTTGTATATGCTATCTGATTATCAAAGAAATCTGATATGGCCGAATGATCATCAACAGAAAGAACTGAGGATCCAATCAAAACAAAAACATAAAACATTTATTTCAAATACTGATTTTATCAATTTCAAAAACAAGGAAGATCTCGCTAAAGCCACAGAATATATAAAAAGAAAAATCCAGACAAAAGACCATTATAAAATCAATCATAAGGATATTGCCTATTTTAAAATCAATGATGTATTCTCTCTTACAAACGACATTCCTGATGATAAGCTTGATGAGCACATGGAAAATATTTTTAAAGAAGCCTCATCCAAAAAAATCATGGTCTTTGATATGAGAGGCTATCCGGACTGGGGTGGATTTGTATTCAATTACGTTTATCAATATTTCTCCCCGATAGAGAACCATTTTGGACTATACTACAAACCCAATATCAACAACATCGGAACATATATTCCCATCAGCTATAAAGAATTTGGTCACTATTACAACGACATTAAAAATAAAACAGTTCATCCTTATCAGGGAAAAGTTTTTCTGATCGTAAATCCTGACACCCTGAGCATGAGTGAATGGAACACGATGAATCTGCAAAATATCTTTCCTCAGGCCATTACCATTGGCCAGAAAACCGCCGGAGCCGATGGAGACATTGTAACAGTACCGCTCTATGCAGGATACAATCTCGTATTTACAGGAAACGGTATATTTTATTATGACCATACCCAGACTCAGAAAGTAGGAATAAAAATCAATGAATTGATTCGGTATACTGATGATGATGTTATTCAGAAACGGGATCTGGAACTGGAAAGAATTTTAAAAGCATTGAAATAA
- a CDS encoding ATP-binding protein — protein sequence MNFVECHEEPIHIPGYIQSFGYLIGIDAGSHSITFFSNNIADIFRIENAEELFDRQLIDLPEIFGPVIESDIYVSLQDFTRRENETHFDKVFINGKEYHCSVFRNGENIFFEFEAVLDNPNKRISNKYDNFYVIDNEQELWDQLLSTLSKIVNYDRMMVYKFMMDGSGKVIAERETGNMESYLGLHYPESDIPKQARELYLKKRKRIFSNVYAETVPLLSRTQEHIDLTYAASRGMSPIHGQYIKNSGASSSFSVSIIIDDHLWGLVTCQNSEPKHIDLEDRVQAGIFTALASNAYSSFKSKNELNYRLELNEKSSQLKAEFLKHNHLFDSLIDNKTEIRNLPEADGLAITSEGETVTSGTVPGRSTIENIVDWALENTEGSMYVSRSFLKDHGNDLELDGNAAGIIIYFIERSKREMLIWFRKEFDEHINWAGNPEKNVSVFTQNGEERQMVSPRTSFHIFTENIKGNSKRWNSRDVIAVKAVRDVILETSHKQYNAIKELNNQLRKVNEELDSFSYTISHDLGTPLTVMKLNAQMLLSNFEKTEKNKSKLNSIIEEIDNMAEMMHDVLQLSRAKHSEIQLEKLQPARTIEKISENAKITFDSPNSEIIIGECPDVLADKTMLHQVFLNIINNAVKYSSHKDHPKVEIAGTEDEQTVVYRISDNGIGIPEEEKHKMFKIFNRMDNAKKFKGNGVGLSIVHRIMNRIGGNIDYKSNKEGTSFILTFKKP from the coding sequence ATGAATTTTGTAGAGTGTCATGAGGAACCCATCCATATCCCTGGGTATATACAAAGTTTTGGATATCTGATTGGCATTGACGCAGGATCTCATTCCATCACTTTTTTCAGTAACAATATTGCGGATATATTCAGGATCGAAAACGCAGAAGAGCTTTTTGACAGGCAACTTATTGACCTTCCGGAAATCTTCGGACCTGTTATAGAATCGGATATTTATGTTTCATTGCAGGACTTTACAAGACGAGAGAATGAAACTCATTTTGACAAAGTATTCATCAACGGAAAGGAATATCATTGTTCTGTTTTCAGAAACGGGGAAAACATTTTTTTTGAATTTGAAGCAGTATTGGATAACCCGAATAAACGCATTTCAAACAAGTACGATAATTTCTATGTGATTGACAATGAACAGGAACTTTGGGATCAGCTGCTGAGCACTCTTTCTAAGATTGTGAACTATGACCGTATGATGGTGTATAAATTCATGATGGATGGTTCAGGAAAGGTCATTGCGGAAAGGGAAACCGGAAATATGGAGAGTTATCTTGGTCTCCATTATCCGGAATCTGATATTCCGAAACAGGCAAGAGAACTCTATTTAAAGAAACGGAAGAGGATTTTCAGCAATGTATATGCAGAAACGGTCCCTTTGTTGAGCAGAACCCAGGAACATATTGATCTGACCTATGCTGCTTCAAGAGGGATGTCGCCAATTCACGGACAGTATATTAAAAACTCCGGTGCCTCCTCTAGTTTCAGTGTTTCCATTATTATTGATGACCATCTTTGGGGGCTTGTAACCTGTCAGAATTCGGAGCCTAAACATATTGATCTTGAAGACCGTGTGCAGGCAGGAATTTTCACGGCACTGGCATCTAATGCCTATTCATCATTTAAATCTAAAAATGAACTGAACTATCGCCTTGAGCTGAATGAGAAGTCATCGCAGCTGAAAGCAGAGTTTTTAAAGCATAATCATTTGTTTGACTCTCTGATTGACAATAAAACAGAGATCAGAAATCTTCCTGAAGCTGATGGACTTGCTATTACTTCAGAAGGAGAAACGGTAACTTCTGGAACAGTTCCCGGCCGTAGTACGATTGAAAATATTGTTGACTGGGCGTTGGAGAACACAGAAGGAAGCATGTATGTCAGCAGAAGCTTTCTGAAAGACCACGGGAATGACCTGGAGCTGGATGGAAATGCTGCCGGAATTATTATTTATTTTATTGAAAGGAGTAAAAGAGAGATGCTGATATGGTTTCGGAAAGAGTTTGATGAACATATCAACTGGGCAGGAAATCCTGAGAAAAATGTCAGTGTGTTTACACAGAACGGAGAAGAACGGCAGATGGTTTCTCCAAGAACTTCTTTCCATATTTTTACGGAAAACATTAAAGGAAATTCGAAAAGATGGAATTCCAGGGATGTTATCGCGGTAAAGGCCGTACGTGATGTGATTCTTGAAACCTCCCATAAGCAATACAACGCTATCAAGGAACTGAATAATCAGCTTAGAAAAGTAAACGAAGAGCTGGACAGCTTTTCTTATACCATTTCTCATGACCTGGGAACCCCTTTGACGGTGATGAAACTAAATGCCCAAATGCTGCTTTCCAATTTTGAGAAAACAGAGAAGAATAAAAGTAAACTGAACTCCATTATTGAGGAAATCGACAATATGGCGGAGATGATGCATGATGTCCTTCAGCTGAGCCGTGCCAAGCACAGTGAAATCCAGCTGGAAAAACTTCAGCCTGCCCGTACGATAGAAAAGATCTCTGAAAATGCTAAGATCACTTTTGACAGCCCGAACAGTGAGATCATTATCGGGGAATGTCCCGATGTGCTTGCTGATAAAACCATGCTTCATCAGGTGTTCCTTAATATCATCAATAATGCTGTAAAATATTCTTCCCACAAAGATCATCCTAAAGTGGAAATCGCAGGAACGGAAGATGAGCAAACTGTGGTATACCGGATTTCTGATAACGGTATCGGAATTCCTGAAGAGGAAAAGCATAAAATGTTCAAGATTTTCAACAGAATGGATAACGCCAAAAAGTTCAAAGGAAACGGGGTAGGACTTTCCATTGTACACCGTATTATGAACCGTATCGGAGGAAATATAGATTATAAAAGCAATAAAGAGGGTACTTCTTTCATTTTAACGTTCAAAAAACCTTAA
- a CDS encoding anion permease, which produces MKEINIRNVAITFIVALIIWFIPVPEGVTQDAWHLFAIFAATILGIILKAAPMGTMCMMAIAFTALTQVVAPGDAGKSITKALSGFGDKVIWLIGISFFIARGFIKTGLGNRIAFLFIRIFGKSSLGLAYGLGLADVCLAPAIPSNTARGGGIIYPIMKSMAISFDSVPEKPETHRKLGSFLTLNSYYMNLIASSMFLTGTASNPMCQKFAANLGINITWMSWAAAGFLPGLVAFFVVPLVLYKLYPPELKKTGDAPKMAAQKLKEMGPISRNEWLMLLAFFILLALWIFGASLSIDATTTAFIGLTLLLLTSVLTWEDVKGEKGAWDTIVWFAVLVMMASSLNELGFIGWFSDLIKVKIGGLSWQVAFPVIIVVYFFSHYIFASATAHVAAMYAALLGVGVSLGIPPMLLAMMLGFMGSVYGVLTHYGHGPAPVFFGSGYVDLKVWWLRGLEIGIVLLIIYMAVGGLWMKVLGYY; this is translated from the coding sequence ATGAAAGAAATTAATATCAGAAATGTAGCCATAACGTTTATCGTTGCATTGATTATATGGTTTATTCCTGTACCGGAAGGTGTTACCCAGGATGCCTGGCACCTTTTTGCCATTTTTGCGGCAACTATCCTAGGAATCATTCTTAAAGCAGCCCCAATGGGAACCATGTGTATGATGGCTATAGCCTTTACAGCCCTAACACAGGTGGTAGCCCCCGGAGATGCCGGAAAATCAATTACCAAAGCACTTTCCGGATTTGGAGATAAAGTGATCTGGCTGATCGGGATTTCCTTTTTTATTGCCCGGGGATTTATCAAAACCGGACTGGGGAACAGAATTGCCTTCCTGTTCATCCGGATTTTTGGGAAAAGTTCATTGGGATTAGCTTACGGACTGGGATTGGCAGATGTATGTCTTGCCCCTGCCATTCCGAGTAATACGGCAAGAGGCGGCGGGATCATCTACCCGATCATGAAATCTATGGCCATCAGCTTTGATTCTGTTCCGGAAAAACCGGAAACCCACAGAAAACTAGGCTCTTTTTTAACACTGAACAGCTATTATATGAACCTCATCGCCTCTTCCATGTTCCTGACGGGAACTGCAAGTAACCCGATGTGTCAGAAATTTGCAGCCAATCTCGGAATTAACATTACTTGGATGTCGTGGGCCGCGGCAGGGTTCCTTCCCGGATTGGTGGCATTCTTTGTGGTTCCGTTGGTTCTATATAAATTATATCCGCCTGAACTTAAAAAAACTGGGGACGCCCCTAAAATGGCGGCTCAGAAATTAAAAGAAATGGGACCGATCTCCAGAAATGAATGGTTGATGCTTCTTGCCTTCTTCATTCTTCTTGCCCTATGGATATTTGGTGCATCCCTTTCTATTGATGCTACCACAACAGCATTCATCGGACTTACTTTATTGCTACTCACTTCAGTACTGACCTGGGAAGATGTAAAAGGTGAAAAAGGAGCATGGGATACCATCGTTTGGTTTGCCGTTTTGGTGATGATGGCAAGCTCTTTGAATGAGTTAGGCTTCATCGGCTGGTTCAGTGACCTGATTAAGGTTAAAATCGGCGGATTAAGCTGGCAGGTTGCCTTTCCGGTGATCATTGTGGTGTATTTTTTCAGCCATTATATTTTTGCCAGTGCTACAGCCCACGTGGCAGCGATGTATGCCGCTTTATTAGGCGTAGGTGTTTCTCTGGGAATTCCGCCAATGCTTTTAGCTATGATGCTTGGTTTCATGGGATCTGTGTACGGGGTTCTTACCCATTACGGCCACGGCCCGGCTCCGGTATTCTTCGGAAGCGGCTATGTAGACCTTAAAGTCTGGTGGCTGAGAGGCCTTGAAATAGGAATTGTTCTGCTTATTATCTATATGGCCGTTGGTGGTCTGTGGATGAAAGTTTTAGGATATTATTAA
- a CDS encoding alpha/beta fold hydrolase, with translation MRTIYLLFFLVAFNTTIPAQNRSAEGFFETSDHIRINYKVSGKGETCIYIPGGPGQGYSSFELLGGNSLEKNMKMVYMDQRGSGKSDPSGNYHLDVMVQDIEELRKHLKLDKVYLLAHSFGGIIAVNYAKKYPQHIKGLILSNITLHFLNDESLKEQIEYGNSLLGLQNTTVPKDSLSSELSKISSQLRKKRIGYKFLTDDIETIRQTDKIDSLHPRIIDFGMAVISKPKEFPEYYSDYTMLTKEITIPVLVITGKEDKAVGTQHYKTFHFPNQKTVSIKGGHLLYYEKNREFTQAIWNFVNQQK, from the coding sequence ATGAGAACTATTTATTTACTCTTCTTCCTGGTTGCATTTAACACTACAATTCCAGCGCAGAACCGTAGTGCTGAAGGCTTTTTCGAGACCTCAGATCATATCAGGATCAACTATAAAGTTTCCGGAAAAGGGGAAACCTGTATTTATATTCCGGGAGGTCCGGGACAGGGCTACAGCTCTTTTGAGCTTCTGGGCGGAAACAGTCTTGAAAAAAATATGAAAATGGTCTATATGGATCAGCGCGGTTCCGGAAAGTCTGATCCGTCCGGGAATTATCATCTGGATGTTATGGTACAGGATATTGAGGAACTCAGAAAGCATCTGAAACTCGATAAGGTTTACCTTCTTGCCCATTCTTTCGGAGGAATTATCGCAGTTAATTATGCTAAAAAATATCCACAGCATATCAAAGGCCTGATCCTGTCCAATATTACCCTTCATTTTCTCAATGATGAATCTTTAAAAGAACAGATTGAATATGGAAACAGTCTCCTTGGACTGCAGAATACAACAGTTCCGAAAGACAGCCTTTCCTCTGAGCTTTCAAAAATAAGCAGCCAGCTGAGAAAGAAAAGAATCGGATATAAATTCCTCACCGATGATATCGAAACCATCAGACAGACGGACAAAATAGATTCTCTTCATCCCAGGATCATCGATTTTGGAATGGCTGTCATCTCAAAACCCAAAGAATTCCCGGAATATTACTCGGATTATACAATGCTTACCAAAGAGATTACTATTCCTGTACTTGTTATTACCGGAAAAGAGGATAAAGCTGTCGGAACACAGCATTATAAAACCTTTCATTTCCCGAATCAGAAGACGGTTTCCATAAAAGGAGGGCATCTTTTGTATTATGAGAAGAACAGGGAGTTTACGCAAGCCATTTGGAATTTCGTCAACCAGCAGAAATAA
- a CDS encoding biliverdin-producing heme oxygenase, producing the protein MVSEYLKQNTAEYHDAAEKLFNSEKIFNKTFTLEDYKKIISSNYLMLLHSEDKIFSSLSDKYADKLQLSNRKKLPLIEKDLESLSLENKTAFHDLHFDNEHEALGAMYVIEGSTLGGNVIAKQLSKTEGFDEVTFNFFGCYQENTGPMWKNFKEVLDTEVAEENYNEVLSGAKKLYTFLLNVN; encoded by the coding sequence ATGGTATCAGAATATCTTAAACAAAATACAGCGGAATACCACGATGCTGCGGAGAAACTTTTCAATTCTGAAAAAATTTTTAATAAAACCTTTACACTGGAAGATTATAAAAAGATCATCAGCTCCAATTACCTGATGCTTCTTCACAGTGAAGATAAAATATTCAGCAGCCTTTCTGATAAGTATGCTGACAAGCTTCAGTTAAGCAATAGAAAGAAGCTCCCTCTTATTGAAAAGGATCTTGAAAGTCTTTCTCTGGAAAATAAAACAGCGTTCCACGATCTCCATTTTGATAATGAACACGAAGCATTAGGAGCAATGTATGTTATTGAAGGTTCTACGCTGGGAGGCAATGTAATTGCTAAACAGCTTTCCAAAACGGAAGGTTTTGATGAGGTTACTTTCAATTTCTTCGGATGTTATCAGGAAAATACCGGACCGATGTGGAAAAATTTCAAAGAGGTTCTTGACACGGAAGTTGCTGAAGAAAACTATAATGAAGTGCTTTCTGGAGCCAAAAAACTCTATACGTTTTTACTAAACGTGAATTAA
- a CDS encoding malate dehydrogenase translates to MKVTVVGAGAVGASCAEYIAMKNFCSEVVLVDIKEGFAEGKAMDLMQTASLNGFDTKITGTTGDYSKTAGSHVAVITSGIPRKPGMTREELIGINAGIVKEVTENLVKHSPEVIIIVVSNPMDTMAYLVHKTSGLPKHKIIGMGGALDSARFKYRLAEALEAPISDVDGMVIAAHSDTGMLPLLSKATRNGVPVTEFLDDEQQKYVIEETKVGGATLTKLLGTSAWYAPGAAVSVMVQAIACDQKKMIPCSLMLEGEYGQNDICLGVPAIIGANGVEKIVNVTLTAEEQLKFAEAANAVREVNGDLKF, encoded by the coding sequence ATGAAAGTAACTGTAGTAGGTGCAGGCGCTGTAGGAGCAAGCTGTGCGGAATACATCGCAATGAAGAACTTCTGTTCAGAAGTAGTTTTAGTAGACATTAAAGAAGGATTTGCTGAAGGTAAGGCAATGGATTTGATGCAGACTGCATCGCTTAACGGATTCGATACGAAAATTACCGGAACAACAGGAGATTACAGCAAAACTGCAGGTTCGCATGTAGCCGTAATTACTTCAGGTATTCCAAGAAAACCGGGAATGACAAGAGAAGAGCTTATCGGTATCAACGCTGGTATTGTGAAAGAAGTTACTGAAAACTTAGTAAAACATTCTCCCGAAGTAATCATCATCGTAGTTTCTAATCCAATGGATACTATGGCTTATTTGGTACACAAAACTTCAGGTCTTCCTAAGCACAAAATCATCGGAATGGGTGGTGCATTAGATTCTGCAAGATTCAAGTACAGATTAGCTGAAGCTTTAGAAGCTCCAATCTCTGATGTTGACGGTATGGTAATTGCGGCACACAGTGATACAGGAATGCTTCCATTATTAAGCAAAGCAACAAGAAACGGAGTTCCTGTAACTGAATTCCTAGATGATGAGCAGCAGAAATATGTAATTGAAGAAACTAAAGTAGGAGGAGCTACCCTTACTAAATTATTAGGAACTTCAGCTTGGTACGCGCCAGGTGCAGCTGTTTCTGTAATGGTTCAGGCTATCGCTTGCGATCAGAAGAAAATGATCCCTTGTTCTTTAATGCTTGAAGGAGAGTACGGACAAAACGATATCTGCTTAGGAGTTCCTGCTATCATTGGAGCTAACGGAGTTGAAAAAATCGTTAACGTAACCCTTACTGCTGAAGAGCAATTGAAATTCGCTGAGGCTGCTAATGCGGTGAGAGAGGTGAATGGAGATTTGAAATTTTAA
- a CDS encoding succinate dehydrogenase cytochrome b subunit: MLSTLLRKMLMCLTGLFLCFFLLIHFLGNLQLFLPAERAHLQFNAYSHFLSGNILIKIVSYVLYVSIILHAVDGLIITLKNKKSGGNYRSENRGRASKWYSRNMGILGTFVLIFLVIHFQNFWYVYKFGNTPLDANGNKDLYILVVTVFKEWWYVIIYVLSMIALCYHLIHGIYSAARTLGLYHPKFVKWFQTAGTVYSVIICLGFALMPVYVFFTAH, encoded by the coding sequence ATGCTGTCAACATTGTTAAGAAAAATGCTGATGTGTCTTACAGGACTTTTCCTGTGTTTTTTCCTGCTGATTCATTTTCTTGGAAATCTTCAGCTCTTTCTTCCGGCCGAGCGGGCGCATCTGCAATTCAATGCTTATTCACATTTTCTGTCGGGAAATATCCTGATCAAAATCGTTTCCTATGTTTTGTATGTGAGTATTATTCTGCATGCCGTGGATGGACTGATCATTACTTTAAAAAATAAAAAATCCGGTGGAAATTACCGTTCTGAAAACCGGGGAAGAGCCAGTAAGTGGTATTCCCGCAATATGGGAATTTTAGGAACTTTTGTTCTGATTTTCCTGGTAATTCATTTTCAGAATTTCTGGTACGTGTACAAGTTTGGGAATACACCATTGGATGCCAATGGAAATAAAGACCTGTACATTCTGGTGGTTACTGTTTTCAAGGAATGGTGGTATGTCATCATCTATGTGTTATCGATGATTGCACTCTGCTACCATCTTATCCACGGAATTTACAGTGCTGCAAGAACTCTGGGTCTGTACCATCCTAAGTTTGTTAAATGGTTTCAGACAGCAGGAACAGTTTATTCGGTTATTATCTGCCTGGGATTTGCCCTGATGCCGGTATATGTATTTTTTACTGCTCACTAA
- a CDS encoding linear amide C-N hydrolase — MKKFPFIILTLILLSGTWSGYEACTRVVYKGPDNTVITARSMDWRDEIPGNLWVFPKGIQRSGEVGPLSLQWTSKYGSVISSSWDITSSDGMNEKGLVANLLWLGESQYPTFDPKGKQKGLAISLWAQYFLDNFATVKEAVTHMNTNPFIIVSDYIPGTERFATVHLSLSDASGDNAVFEYIKGKLVVHHDPKYTVMTNSPVFEEQLALNNYWQGIPGTVMLPGTNRAADRFVRASYYINAIPKTSDPRTAVASVFSVIRNCSVPYGITSETEPNISSTRWRSVSDQKNLVYYFETVFTPNTFWVNLKDFDLSSKGKVMKLDLGNFQTYNGKANKDFKESKPFKFLGLQ; from the coding sequence ATGAAAAAGTTCCCTTTCATTATTCTTACCCTGATTCTTTTATCAGGAACCTGGAGCGGATACGAAGCCTGCACCAGAGTTGTCTATAAAGGACCCGATAACACAGTCATTACCGCCCGTTCCATGGACTGGCGCGATGAGATTCCCGGCAATCTGTGGGTATTCCCAAAAGGAATCCAACGCAGCGGTGAAGTCGGGCCTCTATCCTTGCAATGGACCTCGAAATATGGAAGCGTTATCAGTTCTTCCTGGGACATCACCTCATCAGACGGTATGAATGAAAAAGGCCTTGTGGCTAATCTGCTCTGGCTTGGAGAATCCCAGTACCCGACCTTTGACCCCAAAGGAAAACAGAAAGGTCTGGCGATTTCCCTCTGGGCCCAATACTTCCTTGATAATTTTGCAACAGTAAAAGAAGCGGTAACCCATATGAATACCAATCCTTTCATCATTGTTAGTGATTATATTCCCGGAACCGAAAGATTTGCAACCGTACACCTTTCTCTGTCTGATGCTTCCGGAGATAATGCTGTCTTCGAATATATCAAAGGAAAACTGGTCGTACATCACGATCCGAAATATACCGTGATGACCAACTCTCCTGTATTTGAGGAACAATTGGCTTTAAACAACTACTGGCAGGGAATTCCGGGAACAGTTATGCTTCCGGGAACCAACCGGGCCGCAGACCGTTTTGTAAGAGCTTCTTATTACATCAATGCAATTCCGAAAACAAGTGATCCAAGGACAGCCGTAGCCAGCGTGTTCAGTGTCATCAGAAACTGTTCTGTTCCTTATGGCATCACTTCAGAAACAGAGCCTAATATTTCATCCACAAGATGGCGTTCCGTTTCCGATCAGAAAAACCTGGTCTATTATTTCGAAACGGTATTTACCCCTAACACATTCTGGGTAAACCTCAAAGATTTCGATCTAAGCTCAAAAGGCAAAGTGATGAAACTTGACTTGGGTAATTTCCAGACCTACAACGGTAAAGCCAATAAAGATTTTAAGGAATCCAAGCCTTTCAAATTCTTAGGACTTCAATAA